In Thermoanaerobacterium sp. PSU-2, a single genomic region encodes these proteins:
- the cas6 gene encoding CRISPR-associated endoribonuclease Cas6 produces the protein MRIKITLLPEKDKSLNINYNYFLSGWVYNTLKKANREFAEHLHEKGYSYGKKVFKLFTFSQLRSKELKIIDDEIMFLDETYLYITSPKKEFMLNFVSEVLNNEFLRLQEYQFRIKSVEMLKEPEFSNEDKFICLSPIVASTAIEINGKRKSVNLPLHDSRFAENIKNNLIEKYYVLYNTLPDNLNVNIDFDMDYYMKNPDGKRIKFKNVYVKGYMVPFKMSGNPDLIKIAYECGLGEKNSAGFGMIQKIK, from the coding sequence TTGAGGATAAAAATAACACTATTACCAGAGAAAGATAAAAGCTTAAATATAAATTATAATTACTTTTTGTCAGGATGGGTATATAACACTTTAAAAAAAGCTAACAGGGAATTTGCAGAACATCTTCACGAAAAAGGATATAGTTATGGAAAAAAGGTTTTTAAGTTATTTACTTTTTCTCAATTGCGCAGTAAAGAGCTCAAGATAATCGATGATGAGATAATGTTTTTGGATGAAACATACCTATACATAACATCACCTAAAAAAGAATTTATGTTAAACTTTGTAAGCGAAGTTTTAAACAATGAATTTTTAAGATTACAAGAATATCAGTTTAGAATTAAAAGTGTGGAGATGTTAAAAGAACCGGAATTCAGCAATGAAGATAAATTTATATGCTTATCTCCAATAGTTGCGTCTACTGCCATCGAAATTAATGGAAAAAGAAAAAGCGTAAATTTACCTTTACACGATTCACGATTTGCTGAAAATATAAAAAATAATTTAATTGAGAAATACTATGTTTTATATAATACGCTACCAGACAATTTAAATGTAAACATAGATTTTGATATGGATTATTATATGAAAAATCCTGACGGCAAAAGAATAAAATTTAAAAATGTTTATGTTAAAGGATATATGGTGCCTTTTAAGATGTCAGGTAATCCTGATTTGATAAAAATAGCATACGAATGTGGATTGGGAGAAAAGAACAGTGCCGGATTTGGAATGATACAGAAAATAAAATGA
- the cas2 gene encoding CRISPR-associated endonuclease Cas2, with translation MYALIVYDVEEKKVAKVNKYLKTYLNWVQNSVFEGELTEAQLNRIILWFKGHLDLESDSVLIYTAASQKWLSKRIIGIEKNSTDNIL, from the coding sequence GTGTATGCACTTATAGTTTATGATGTTGAAGAAAAAAAGGTTGCAAAAGTAAATAAATATTTGAAGACTTATCTAAATTGGGTGCAAAATTCAGTGTTTGAAGGTGAACTAACAGAGGCCCAATTAAATAGAATTATTTTATGGTTTAAAGGACATTTGGATTTAGAAAGCGACTCGGTTTTGATATATACGGCCGCTTCTCAAAAGTGGCTATCAAAAAGAATCATAGGAATAGAAAAAAATTCTACTGATAATATTTTGTGA
- the cas1b gene encoding type I-B CRISPR-associated endonuclease Cas1b, giving the protein MKKSIYINASGRLSRKDNTIFFESETFGKKFIPVNNVEEIFLFGEIDFNTKAINFLAQNNITVHVFNYYGYYSGSFYPREHLPSGFLLVKQVEKYKDDGERLKIAKEIINGASHNILKNIKYYANRKEGLDEFVERIENERKNLKGIKTINELMGVEGRIRNIYYSAFETIIDGKFVFKNRTMNPPDNPINALISFGNSMMYSIVLTEIYNTQLNPTVSYLHEPGERRFSLSLDISEIFKPIIIDRIIFSLINQKMIREEHFDQDLELCYLNEKGRIIFQREFEEKLGTVIKHPRLNRSVSYRRLIRLECYKIIKHLLDEEEYESLKMWW; this is encoded by the coding sequence ATGAAAAAAAGCATATATATAAATGCAAGTGGACGACTTAGCAGAAAAGACAACACCATTTTCTTTGAAAGTGAAACATTCGGAAAAAAGTTTATACCTGTTAATAATGTGGAAGAAATATTTTTGTTTGGAGAAATAGATTTTAATACAAAGGCAATCAATTTTTTGGCACAAAACAACATAACGGTACACGTATTTAATTATTATGGCTATTATTCAGGAAGCTTTTACCCAAGAGAACATTTGCCATCAGGCTTTTTATTGGTTAAACAAGTTGAAAAATACAAAGATGATGGTGAGAGACTTAAGATCGCAAAAGAGATTATTAATGGTGCCAGCCATAATATATTAAAAAACATTAAGTATTACGCCAACAGAAAAGAAGGATTAGACGAATTTGTAGAAAGAATTGAGAATGAGAGAAAAAATCTAAAGGGTATAAAGACGATAAATGAGCTAATGGGGGTGGAAGGCAGGATTAGAAATATATATTATTCTGCTTTTGAGACAATAATTGATGGAAAATTTGTATTTAAGAATAGAACGATGAATCCACCGGACAATCCAATAAATGCATTGATCTCCTTTGGAAATTCCATGATGTATTCTATTGTTCTCACAGAGATTTACAATACACAGTTAAATCCTACTGTAAGCTATTTACATGAACCTGGCGAAAGGAGATTTTCTCTAAGCCTTGATATAAGCGAAATATTTAAGCCCATCATCATAGATAGGATTATTTTTAGCTTGATAAATCAAAAAATGATAAGAGAAGAACATTTTGATCAGGATTTAGAGCTGTGTTATTTGAATGAGAAAGGTAGAATCATATTTCAAAGAGAATTTGAGGAAAAATTGGGAACGGTTATTAAACATCCAAGATTGAATAGAAGCGTAAGCTATAGAAGACTTATAAGACTTGAATGTTATAAAATTATTAAGCATTTATTAGACGAAGAAGAATATGAATCATTAAAAATGTGGTGGTAA
- the cas4 gene encoding CRISPR-associated protein Cas4, whose translation MDLVIGTEVNYYFVCKHKLWLFAHGISMEHNSDYVDIGNAIHEKSFQRENKEILLDERIKIDFIKNQMEIHETKKSKAMEKATKYQVLYYIYYLKTKGMENVKGVIHYMDNHSKEEINLTEESENEIKVIIEEINKIKSAEKPPAKAKSKVCTKCSYYELCFS comes from the coding sequence ATGGATTTAGTTATAGGTACAGAGGTAAATTATTATTTCGTCTGTAAGCACAAATTATGGCTTTTCGCACATGGCATAAGTATGGAACATAATTCAGACTATGTTGATATAGGAAATGCAATTCACGAGAAAAGTTTTCAAAGGGAAAATAAAGAAATTTTGCTGGATGAACGTATAAAAATCGATTTTATTAAAAATCAAATGGAAATACATGAAACCAAAAAAAGTAAGGCTATGGAAAAGGCTACAAAATACCAAGTTTTATACTATATTTATTATTTAAAGACAAAAGGAATGGAGAATGTTAAGGGTGTCATACATTATATGGACAACCATTCCAAAGAAGAAATTAATCTTACTGAGGAAAGTGAAAATGAAATAAAAGTGATAATTGAAGAAATCAATAAAATAAAATCAGCGGAAAAGCCACCGGCGAAAGCAAAAAGTAAAGTTTGCACAAAATGCAGTTATTATGAATTGTGCTTTAGTTAG
- a CDS encoding CRISPR-associated helicase/endonuclease Cas3: MGKKILAKSSKYGEETLIQHTQNALQVFKSLKNAYPEVIEICDEEKFYDYLFAAIFLHDFGKAAEGFQRMLKEGKPWGYRHEIISAGFISCLPFSNDVRKDISLAIITHHKDLYELQENYSTLTAPGKDNYIRRLKELNDNIKYLQYMIGEVPRWSKEYLGYEISLKQIQSIEEIQDAFCFAAKEYLNDYEDKKVEKHKRKLFLRGFLTACDHLSSASQDEIIKAISDMEVLFKFDKYKDTQLKAMNTKGSAVLIAPTGYGKTEASLLWSNYNQNESKGKRVFYILPYTASINAMYNRLKNSFGDESVALLHGKAFYFLYKEFTKSGEDYFGAVSKAKTKYDLSKKIFKPYKILTPFQILKYFFSVTGFEQHIGEMAGGLFIVDEVHSYDPHTTALILESLKYLKEEYNAEIFIMSATLPEFLKKLFMEELNIGNLIEPNKEEIKAIARHRVSIIEGDAFSNISRIIKDIKEDKKVLVACNTVERAQNIYCELKKYAKKSALLHSRFVLKDRERIEKNLNSVQLLVGTQAIEVSLDIDFDILYTDPAPIDALIQRFGRVNRKGLKNVSPVYIFSKGSEEDRFVYKNQSIVNKTLELLSKCDVLSEDLIQNLVNETYKNGYDDKDYEEFLKARESFKSVIGQLYPFIENKQVKEEFYEMFDNREVVPYTFKEEYMDKIKNKEYFEAVGYMVGISQRRYISLKKQGLIEDDGYDVDFVYCEYDKDLGLLIGNAYDNIFTP; encoded by the coding sequence ATGGGCAAGAAAATATTAGCCAAAAGCAGTAAATATGGAGAAGAAACACTTATTCAACATACACAGAATGCGCTTCAGGTTTTCAAAAGTTTAAAAAATGCTTATCCAGAAGTTATTGAGATATGCGATGAAGAAAAGTTTTACGACTACTTATTTGCGGCAATATTTTTGCACGATTTTGGAAAGGCAGCAGAAGGATTTCAAAGGATGCTAAAAGAAGGAAAGCCATGGGGTTACAGGCATGAGATAATATCAGCAGGCTTTATCTCATGCCTTCCTTTTTCTAATGATGTGCGGAAAGATATATCTCTTGCGATTATTACACATCATAAAGATTTGTATGAATTGCAGGAGAATTATTCTACTTTGACGGCACCAGGAAAAGATAATTATATTAGAAGGTTGAAAGAATTAAATGACAACATAAAGTATTTGCAGTATATGATAGGTGAGGTACCAAGGTGGAGCAAAGAATATTTAGGATATGAAATTAGTTTAAAACAGATACAGTCTATTGAAGAGATACAGGATGCTTTTTGTTTCGCTGCTAAAGAGTATTTAAATGATTATGAAGATAAAAAAGTTGAAAAACATAAAAGAAAGTTATTTTTAAGAGGATTTTTGACTGCTTGTGACCATTTATCATCAGCTTCTCAAGATGAAATAATAAAAGCGATTTCTGATATGGAAGTATTGTTTAAATTTGACAAATATAAAGACACTCAATTAAAAGCTATGAATACAAAAGGATCTGCTGTTTTAATTGCACCAACTGGATATGGGAAGACCGAAGCTTCTTTATTGTGGAGCAATTACAATCAAAATGAATCAAAAGGAAAAAGGGTATTTTACATATTGCCATATACTGCAAGTATTAATGCAATGTACAATCGGTTAAAAAATTCTTTTGGAGATGAAAGCGTGGCTTTGCTTCATGGGAAGGCTTTTTATTTTCTATATAAAGAGTTTACAAAATCAGGAGAAGATTATTTTGGCGCTGTAAGTAAGGCAAAAACAAAGTACGATTTATCTAAAAAAATTTTTAAACCTTATAAAATATTGACGCCATTTCAAATATTAAAATACTTTTTTAGTGTTACCGGATTTGAACAGCATATAGGAGAAATGGCTGGTGGACTTTTTATTGTGGATGAAGTACATAGTTACGATCCACATACGACTGCATTAATATTGGAAAGCTTAAAATACTTGAAGGAAGAATATAATGCAGAAATTTTTATCATGTCAGCTACTTTGCCAGAATTTTTGAAGAAGCTTTTTATGGAAGAATTGAACATAGGGAACCTTATTGAGCCGAATAAAGAAGAAATTAAGGCAATTGCGAGACATAGGGTTTCTATTATTGAAGGAGATGCTTTTTCCAATATAAGCAGAATAATTAAGGACATAAAAGAAGATAAAAAAGTTCTCGTTGCTTGCAATACGGTTGAGCGTGCACAAAATATTTATTGTGAATTAAAAAAATACGCTAAAAAAAGTGCTCTTTTGCATTCGCGATTTGTTTTAAAAGATAGAGAAAGAATAGAAAAGAATTTAAACAGTGTTCAATTGCTAGTGGGTACTCAGGCAATTGAAGTTTCCCTCGATATAGATTTTGACATTTTATATACTGATCCTGCTCCTATTGATGCATTGATTCAGAGATTCGGCAGAGTAAACAGAAAAGGCCTAAAAAATGTATCGCCAGTTTATATTTTTTCAAAAGGATCTGAAGAAGATAGGTTTGTCTACAAAAATCAAAGCATTGTAAACAAAACATTAGAGCTTTTGAGTAAATGTGATGTCTTAAGTGAAGATTTAATACAAAATTTGGTTAACGAGACTTATAAAAATGGTTATGATGATAAAGATTATGAAGAATTTTTAAAAGCAAGGGAGAGTTTTAAAAGCGTTATAGGTCAACTATATCCTTTCATTGAAAATAAACAAGTAAAAGAAGAGTTTTATGAAATGTTTGACAATAGAGAGGTTGTACCATATACATTTAAAGAAGAATACATGGATAAAATCAAAAATAAAGAATATTTTGAGGCTGTTGGATATATGGTGGGAATTTCCCAACGCAGATATATATCTTTAAAAAAACAGGGGCTTATCGAAGATGATGGTTATGATGTCGATTTTGTATATTGTGAATATGATAAAGATTTAGGACTCCTCATTGGCAATGCTTATGACAATATATTTACACCATGA
- the cas5b gene encoding type I-B CRISPR-associated protein Cas5b — protein sequence MKVLRVHLVGWTASFRYPIFITGYQPTLPVPPVSTIYGLISAAKGDYVTPLNTKVGYVMRSEAKGVDLETIYMLSTDNSAKSNVYKREFLLNPDLYLYLTDLSFKEIFKKPEYPLLLGRSSDLMMVEEVKEVDLMQKHGNKRVGGTVVPFEEEGIWGPLQALPMYFSNTIPREAIGIKSYYVLENFIEYDGDSFWYDDELDWGVYLHGQENISQKQ from the coding sequence TTGAAAGTTTTGAGAGTGCATCTTGTTGGGTGGACTGCATCATTTAGATATCCTATTTTTATAACAGGATATCAACCTACTTTGCCAGTACCGCCTGTATCTACCATATATGGACTTATTTCTGCAGCAAAAGGAGATTATGTAACACCGTTGAATACAAAAGTAGGTTATGTGATGAGAAGTGAAGCTAAAGGAGTTGATTTGGAAACCATATACATGCTTTCAACCGACAATAGTGCAAAATCTAATGTATATAAAAGAGAATTTTTGTTGAATCCAGATTTATATTTGTATCTTACAGACTTAAGTTTTAAGGAGATTTTTAAAAAACCTGAGTATCCACTTCTTTTAGGAAGAAGTTCTGATTTGATGATGGTGGAAGAAGTTAAAGAAGTAGATTTAATGCAAAAACATGGTAATAAAAGGGTTGGCGGTACAGTGGTACCTTTTGAAGAGGAAGGCATCTGGGGCCCTCTCCAAGCATTGCCTATGTATTTTTCAAATACCATTCCAAGAGAAGCAATTGGCATTAAATCGTATTATGTTTTAGAGAATTTCATCGAATATGATGGAGATAGTTTTTGGTACGATGATGAGTTAGATTGGGGAGTATATTTACATGGGCAAGAAAATATTAGCCAAAAGCAGTAA
- the cas7i gene encoding type I-B CRISPR-associated protein Cas7/Cst2/DevR, with protein sequence MNNVNGFMLIDAPASALNNAGPDIGAKTENTIAVKKIRRGRGEYVYVSGQAFRFWMRSSLENVFGWELSPIEREAKIAFTAADPFKYPDDDVFGYMRAIGKKSGITLTRVSPFKCSPLISVTPVNIVNDFGVMARHEGDPVPYEHEFYSTVLKGIFSLDLDSVGRFSSENKTGYMNITEAYKKEWEEHNCFIEDDGRTVVLPLEIRAKRASDLIGVLPYIFGGAKQTSHLTDVSPKFLVLTILNCGNNIFMNIAVDDKGEASINVKALKEVILDYRENIVSDVYIGKREGFIDEYNEDLKQMVDEINNTLENVKVHFLTVNEAVSKFQQVVSDFYKR encoded by the coding sequence ATGAATAATGTAAATGGCTTTATGTTAATAGATGCTCCGGCTTCAGCATTGAATAATGCGGGACCAGATATTGGAGCTAAGACAGAAAATACGATAGCTGTAAAGAAAATAAGAAGAGGTAGAGGTGAATATGTCTACGTTTCAGGACAAGCTTTTAGATTTTGGATGAGAAGCTCATTAGAAAATGTCTTTGGTTGGGAGTTATCACCTATTGAAAGGGAAGCAAAGATAGCATTTACAGCAGCAGATCCTTTTAAATATCCAGATGATGATGTATTTGGATATATGCGAGCAATAGGTAAAAAATCAGGTATAACTTTAACAAGAGTATCACCTTTTAAGTGTTCGCCATTGATTTCTGTTACTCCTGTTAATATTGTGAATGATTTTGGTGTAATGGCCAGACATGAAGGCGATCCTGTTCCATATGAACATGAGTTTTATTCAACTGTATTAAAAGGAATTTTTTCTCTTGATTTAGACTCTGTGGGTAGATTTAGCAGTGAAAATAAAACTGGTTATATGAATATAACAGAGGCTTATAAAAAAGAGTGGGAAGAGCATAATTGCTTTATTGAAGATGATGGAAGGACTGTTGTGTTACCGTTGGAAATAAGAGCTAAAAGAGCAAGTGATTTAATAGGGGTGCTGCCTTATATATTTGGTGGAGCTAAACAAACTTCACATTTGACAGATGTTTCTCCTAAATTTTTAGTTTTGACTATTTTAAATTGTGGCAATAACATATTTATGAATATTGCCGTTGATGATAAAGGAGAAGCTTCTATAAATGTAAAAGCTTTAAAAGAGGTTATTTTGGATTATAGAGAAAATATTGTTTCTGATGTCTATATTGGAAAGAGAGAAGGATTTATAGATGAGTATAATGAGGATTTGAAACAAATGGTTGATGAAATTAATAACACTTTAGAAAATGTAAAGGTGCATTTTTTAACGGTAAATGAGGCAGTTTCAAAATTTCAACAAGTGGTTAGTGACTTTTATAAGAGGTGA
- the cas8a1 gene encoding type I-B CRISPR-associated protein Cas8b1/Cst1, which produces MNNIFTYTGNPFVDAGITAMLVWLDKENPEEIEDYEVKNLFNELTDLYVQKSWNMMMYSVFPNSKLTNPSVKDKKGEYDKLLNELLSEVVALDSHGNCIACGKRDSKRYFTKTQVPLTGTSDFINFFSYGNGGADYCSACALAIQFSPLVFYKCGNLVCLQSNNKEVEKIYAKKCKSFIDVQKATKEYTGCNDEGYTNPVNALFHLVTDIILTYDRREWHRENTGVRLYHFTNFNQPPLDNLSIYDMPDEIFKFLAYALQHEERDNWKKVIKRGYFTTKKANLDDEEEYKNLRNDVYERLLRGQSILKYFVDTNQRRTLVKWSFLEYYMKEVRKMEAKRLDTIKKVADDIAQVIKTKGNIKRLAQLETAKNYGEFRNVLRLIIKDRINAGFEKPLFSIDEYEKYLFPEGNLSWKETQDLIVFRLYEQLHDWLVNNDKEIKEDLVEDEEEDIELI; this is translated from the coding sequence ATGAACAATATATTTACATATACGGGGAATCCTTTTGTAGATGCCGGTATAACTGCCATGTTGGTATGGCTTGACAAGGAAAATCCGGAAGAAATAGAGGATTATGAAGTAAAGAATTTATTTAATGAGTTAACAGATTTATATGTTCAAAAAAGTTGGAATATGATGATGTATTCTGTTTTTCCAAATAGCAAATTGACAAATCCAAGTGTAAAAGACAAGAAAGGTGAGTATGACAAACTTCTCAATGAATTATTATCTGAGGTTGTTGCTTTAGATAGTCATGGTAACTGTATTGCTTGCGGAAAGAGAGATTCAAAGAGGTATTTTACAAAAACTCAAGTGCCTTTAACGGGAACCAGTGATTTTATAAATTTTTTTTCTTATGGTAATGGAGGCGCTGATTATTGTTCTGCTTGTGCTTTAGCCATTCAATTTTCTCCGCTTGTCTTTTACAAATGTGGCAATTTAGTGTGTCTTCAATCAAATAATAAAGAAGTTGAAAAAATTTATGCTAAAAAATGCAAATCATTTATAGATGTTCAGAAAGCTACTAAAGAATATACAGGCTGTAATGATGAAGGATACACAAATCCTGTGAATGCTTTATTTCATCTGGTTACAGACATCATATTAACCTATGACAGAAGAGAGTGGCACAGAGAAAATACAGGCGTAAGATTATATCATTTTACTAATTTTAATCAACCTCCACTTGACAATTTATCAATATATGATATGCCGGATGAGATATTTAAGTTTTTGGCTTATGCCCTTCAGCATGAAGAAAGAGACAATTGGAAAAAGGTCATAAAGAGAGGATATTTTACAACAAAAAAGGCTAATTTGGACGATGAAGAGGAATATAAAAATTTACGCAATGATGTTTATGAAAGGCTTTTAAGAGGACAGTCAATTTTAAAGTATTTTGTGGATACTAATCAGCGTAGAACATTAGTAAAGTGGAGCTTTCTTGAATATTACATGAAGGAAGTGAGAAAAATGGAAGCTAAAAGATTAGACACAATAAAAAAAGTCGCTGACGATATTGCTCAAGTTATAAAAACTAAAGGGAATATTAAAAGACTTGCGCAACTTGAGACCGCAAAGAATTATGGTGAATTCAGAAATGTTTTGAGGTTAATAATCAAAGATCGCATAAATGCTGGATTTGAAAAACCTTTGTTTTCCATCGATGAATACGAAAAATATCTTTTTCCTGAGGGAAATTTATCTTGGAAGGAAACACAAGATCTCATAGTTTTTAGACTTTATGAACAATTGCATGATTGGTTAGTTAATAACGATAAAGAAATAAAAGAAGATTTGGTCGAAGACGAAGAGGAAGATATTGAATTGATTTAA
- a CDS encoding DUF1646 family protein: MINAILFAILLIILTVPFFVKAIEDNIEYFLFVMGIIAVTVSGAMSLDLLSHILKNHLLYIITAAVFISGFLFETFKNKIKEFVKSILKHMSLKIFVFMLIVVLGLTSSIITAIVASLVLVEIVHILPIYHKDKVVITVIACLSIGLGAALTPVGEPLSTLVISALKKDFFYLLRTVGIYIVPTIFVMGILGAFYVNRFTDNAKPKKEEEYFKEEEMEIRQIENIKFIVIRSIKIFIFLLALELLSAGFKPLVDNYVMHMNVRLLYWVNMISAVLDNATLAAAEISPAMDPEHIRAILMGLLISGGMLIPGNIPNIISAGKLEIKSKEWAKIGIPISMAVLVVCYIFVFI, encoded by the coding sequence ATGATTAACGCTATTTTGTTTGCAATACTATTAATAATACTAACAGTGCCTTTTTTTGTAAAAGCAATAGAAGATAATATTGAATATTTTCTATTTGTCATGGGCATCATCGCAGTTACCGTATCAGGTGCAATGTCACTTGATCTTTTATCACATATATTAAAAAACCATCTTTTGTACATTATAACGGCTGCCGTCTTTATAAGTGGTTTTCTATTTGAAACTTTTAAAAATAAAATCAAAGAATTTGTAAAGTCAATTTTAAAACACATGTCGCTTAAAATTTTTGTCTTTATGTTAATAGTCGTATTAGGGCTTACGTCAAGTATTATAACTGCGATTGTTGCCTCGTTAGTCTTAGTTGAAATAGTCCACATCTTGCCAATATATCACAAAGACAAAGTGGTCATCACTGTAATCGCATGCCTTTCGATTGGCTTAGGAGCAGCATTGACACCTGTAGGAGAACCTTTATCAACATTGGTAATATCTGCTTTAAAAAAAGACTTCTTCTATCTTCTAAGAACGGTCGGCATTTACATTGTACCTACAATTTTTGTAATGGGTATTTTAGGTGCTTTTTATGTAAATAGATTTACAGATAATGCGAAACCAAAAAAAGAGGAAGAATATTTTAAAGAAGAAGAAATGGAAATTAGGCAAATAGAAAATATTAAGTTTATCGTCATCCGTTCAATAAAAATCTTCATATTTTTGCTGGCTTTAGAGCTTTTAAGTGCAGGATTTAAGCCGTTGGTTGACAATTATGTAATGCACATGAACGTTCGGCTTTTATACTGGGTAAACATGATTTCAGCAGTATTAGACAATGCCACATTAGCAGCAGCAGAAATAAGCCCTGCTATGGATCCTGAGCACATCCGCGCTATTCTGATGGGACTTTTAATAAGCGGCGGTATGTTGATACCCGGAAATATACCGAATATCATATCAGCAGGAAAGCTGGAAATAAAAAGCAAAGAATGGGCCAAAATAGGGATTCCCATATCTATGGCTGTTTTAGTTGTCTGTTATATATTTGTTTTCATTTAG
- a CDS encoding DUF2892 domain-containing protein gives MKSNVGSVDKIVRYVIGIILLLLLFILKGNARYWGLLGLIPILTAAFGFCPLYKIFGISTAKKENESEKKN, from the coding sequence ATGAAATCCAATGTAGGCAGTGTTGACAAAATAGTCAGATATGTAATCGGAATAATTCTTTTACTCTTGTTATTTATCTTAAAAGGCAATGCCAGATATTGGGGACTCCTTGGACTAATACCTATACTTACGGCTGCGTTTGGCTTTTGCCCTCTCTATAAAATTTTTGGCATAAGCACAGCAAAGAAAGAAAACGAGTCAGAGAAGAAAAACTAA
- a CDS encoding trimeric intracellular cation channel family protein, with amino-acid sequence MFLINSFEIIGTIAFAISGALVGIEKKLDLFGVTFLAVTTAVGGGIFRDIIIGNIPPTAYVNPTSCIISIITAIVVFFFYEKINKFETMIMISDALGLGVFTAIGCRTAITHSYSNAFIVITMGLSTGIGGGIVRDVLAKNVPLVLKKEIYAVASIVGALCFYYIHGYLPDIISLYICCAIVFIIRILSIIYNLNLPVRNVEDKKN; translated from the coding sequence ATGTTTTTAATAAATTCTTTTGAAATAATAGGAACCATTGCTTTTGCTATTTCAGGTGCTTTAGTTGGAATTGAAAAGAAGCTTGATTTGTTCGGGGTTACTTTTTTAGCTGTTACAACAGCTGTAGGTGGTGGGATATTTAGAGATATAATAATAGGAAATATTCCCCCAACAGCTTATGTTAATCCCACATCTTGTATAATAAGTATTATAACTGCAATTGTAGTATTTTTCTTTTATGAAAAAATAAATAAGTTTGAAACAATGATAATGATATCAGATGCATTAGGACTTGGGGTTTTCACGGCAATTGGTTGTAGAACTGCAATTACACACAGCTACAGTAACGCCTTTATAGTAATTACTATGGGGCTAAGTACAGGAATTGGTGGAGGCATAGTAAGAGATGTTCTTGCCAAAAATGTTCCGCTAGTTTTAAAAAAAGAAATCTATGCTGTGGCATCAATTGTAGGTGCCTTATGCTTCTATTATATTCATGGATACTTGCCAGATATAATATCATTATACATTTGTTGTGCAATTGTATTTATCATAAGAATTTTGTCAATAATTTATAATTTAAACCTACCTGTGCGTAACGTGGAAGATAAAAAAAATTAA